In Croceicoccus sp. Ery15, a genomic segment contains:
- a CDS encoding ATP-binding protein: protein MAAANEPAERKPSQAATPIGEVLDIAGSMSRVMLQRDRLVDCRTDSDPTVQLAGLVGSQIKVRVGQIWLLASVRTQSLDRSTGQIIAEIDFLGEGQEEKLTGRVRNFTRGITNYPIPGAEVYAATNPDLAQIYASDGRANIQIGKVFPTKEIRAGLYIDAMLGKHFALLGSTGTGKSTSAALILHRICEAAPEGHIVMIDPHGEYNAAFRGFGELLDVSNLRMPYWLMNFEEHCEVFITSEGSDRMADMDILARCLLKARGKNKMSGGMSKLTVDSPIPYLLSDLTNAIQEDMGKLDKATNTAPYLRVKGKIEEIKADPRYQFMFSGMLVADTMTDVIGRIFRMPTNGKPISIIDVSGVPSEITSTVVAMLSRMVFDFAIWSRDEQTRPILLVCEEAHRYVPNERNSDGNSVGKILSRIAKEGRKYGISLGLITQRPSDLAEGVLSQCGTILSMRLNNERDQDFVKAAMPEGARGFLASIPALRNRECIVCGEGTAIPMRVTFDDLEERKRPASEDPLFSELWSKSGGEEDAVERTVMRWRAQSR, encoded by the coding sequence GCAAGCCAAGCCAGGCCGCCACGCCGATCGGCGAGGTGCTCGACATTGCGGGTTCGATGTCGCGCGTCATGCTGCAACGCGACCGGCTGGTCGATTGCCGGACCGACAGCGATCCGACCGTGCAGCTTGCCGGCCTTGTCGGTTCGCAGATCAAGGTGCGCGTGGGCCAGATCTGGCTGCTGGCCAGCGTGCGCACACAGTCGCTCGACCGCAGCACCGGCCAGATCATTGCCGAGATCGACTTTCTGGGCGAGGGTCAGGAAGAAAAGCTGACCGGCCGTGTGCGCAATTTTACGCGCGGCATCACCAACTACCCGATCCCGGGCGCAGAGGTCTATGCCGCGACCAATCCCGATCTGGCGCAAATCTATGCGTCGGACGGGCGCGCCAATATCCAGATCGGCAAGGTGTTTCCGACCAAGGAAATCCGCGCGGGCCTGTATATCGATGCCATGCTGGGCAAGCATTTCGCCCTGCTGGGATCGACCGGTACCGGTAAATCGACCAGTGCCGCGCTGATCCTGCACCGCATTTGCGAGGCTGCGCCCGAAGGTCATATCGTGATGATCGATCCCCACGGCGAATATAATGCCGCGTTCCGGGGCTTTGGCGAACTGCTCGACGTGTCGAACCTTCGCATGCCCTATTGGCTGATGAATTTCGAAGAGCACTGCGAGGTGTTCATCACCTCTGAAGGATCGGACCGCATGGCCGATATGGACATTCTGGCCCGATGCCTGCTGAAGGCGCGCGGCAAGAACAAGATGTCGGGCGGGATGAGCAAGCTGACTGTGGACTCGCCCATTCCCTACCTCTTGTCCGACCTGACCAATGCCATTCAGGAAGACATGGGCAAGCTGGACAAGGCGACGAATACGGCGCCCTATCTGCGCGTGAAGGGCAAGATCGAGGAGATCAAGGCCGATCCGCGCTACCAGTTCATGTTCTCGGGCATGCTGGTCGCCGATACGATGACCGATGTGATCGGGCGCATTTTTCGCATGCCCACGAACGGCAAGCCGATTTCCATCATCGACGTGTCGGGCGTGCCTTCGGAAATCACCAGCACGGTGGTCGCGATGCTGTCGCGCATGGTGTTCGACTTTGCGATCTGGAGCCGCGACGAACAGACGCGGCCGATCCTGCTGGTCTGCGAGGAAGCGCACCGTTACGTGCCCAACGAACGCAATTCGGACGGCAACTCGGTCGGCAAGATCCTGTCGCGCATCGCCAAGGAAGGCCGTAAATACGGTATCTCGCTGGGCCTGATCACGCAGCGCCCGTCCGACCTTGCCGAAGGTGTGCTGTCGCAGTGCGGCACGATCCTGTCGATGCGCCTCAACAACGAACGCGACCAGGATTTCGTAAAGGCCGCCATGCCCGAAGGCGCGCGCGGCTTTCTGGCCAGTATTCCGGCCCTGCGAAACCGCGAATGCATTGTCTGCGGCGAGGGTACGGCCATTCCGATGCGCGTCACATTCGACGATCTGGAAGAGCGCAAGCGTCCGGCATCGGAAGATCCGCTGTTCAGCGAGCTGTGGTCGAAGTCTGGCGGCGAGGAAGACGCGGTCGAACGCACAGTCATGCGCTGGCGCGCCCAGTCGCGCTAG